The Rhinolophus ferrumequinum isolate MPI-CBG mRhiFer1 chromosome 17, mRhiFer1_v1.p, whole genome shotgun sequence DNA window TTAAGTCGTTTCAGAACAGCCCCACGGTCTTGAAACCTGACTTATGCCCAGCCTTTCTCAGCCACGAGTTGATCTGCCTGCTGTGCCCCACAGATCTCCCGATGACGGGGTGCAGCCCTGTGTTCGCCATGCAGCACGTCACGGGTGTGCCCCCTGTGCTGGTGCGGAGAGGCCTCCTTGGAAGGGACCATTCTATGACCAGGACTCTCTGCAGCCCGAGCCCCAGCCAGCCGAGAGAGAAAGGCCCTGAGGAGGTGGCCCTTGGGCCATACCGCCGCCTCACAGTGCTGGGAAGAGCCCTGGGCCGTGGCATTCAGCAGCGAGCGTCCTCCACAGCCAAGACTTGGTGGGACAGATATGAAGAGTTTGTCGGACTCAATGAGGTTCGAGAGGCCCAGGGAAACGTGACTGAGGTGAGGAGGGGAGCCTGAGTGGTGGGCCCTGCCCTCTGACGGGAAATACAGCCTGGAGGCTCCTGCCAAGCAGGTCACCAGCCACGTGGCTGAGAAGCTACCCTGATTTGTCTTTTCTTGAACAAATACAATTAGGAGGGGGATTTGACTGTTGCTCACATGACATCCTCCTGGGGTGAAGATCTCTGTGTAACTGTGCCTCCACCCACCCCGAAAACAAGTTGCTGTGTACCAGTGAGTCCCTAGATGTTAGCATCTGTTCTGTCAGGCCAGCAAACACTTCCTTCATTGATGGTTTGGGGGTTGCTGTGTAATTAAAACACCCCTGGTGAAGGCAGAGGCCCTGGGAAATGTCATTCTGTGAGGTTGAAAGAGCTGCCTGTGTTTGTTAAGTCATTTGTGGCAGTGGAAATGCATTCTGCCACCTCTGTTGCCACTCCTGCCGCCTGGGCCAGTGTTGTGAGGTGGGAAGAACCCGGGCTTCAACTGGAAGTTTGGAGGCACAGTGCTGTCTCTCCCCTTGGAGGTCATGACCTTGGTTGAGAGGGGTTCCTGGATCTGCAAAATGGAGGCTGTTGTGAGGTGTAAATTAGGTAACACACGGAAACATCTTTCATAGGTTCCTTCCTGGTGTTTGTGTCAGACTAGAGTTGGCTGGGCTTGGTGGACAAAGACTGTGCATTCCTAGCTGTTTTTGAGGTTCTCAGGGGCATGTTTTTTCAACCTGAATGGATAAATCCGGTGATTCTGATGGGCGTGGCCCAGGGCTGCACTCAGGAGCCCTGGGTGAGCCAGGATTATGTGTCCGAGGGACTGTCTTTCCTCCCTTTGCACCGACACCCCACTGCCCTGTTCTCAGCCACAGCCTCAGAGTGGAGCCCGTGTGGGTATGGAGAGAAGGGGCAGTGGCCTCCGTTGTTCTCTCCACAGGCGGAGAAAGTGTTCATGGTGGCTCGGGGGCTCGTGCGTGAGGCTCAGGAGGACTTGCAAAGGCAGCAGGCCAagctgaaggaggtgagggaccGCTTGGACCGCATCTCCAGAGAGGACAGCCAGTATCTGGAACTGGCTACCCTGGAGCACAGGATGCTGCAGGTAGGTGCCTTGGCAGGCAGCCCTCCGTCACCTGGACAGGGACCCTAGCCTGGCAGGTCGTGGAGGGGCGGGGCGGAAACCCTGACTGTCTGGTGTTCGGAGACCTGGGGAGGAGGTAAACCGGAAGCCCCTATGTAAGGACTGGGCCCCAGGCTTCCAGAGCCCATCCACCCACTTCCTCCTGCCTGGAGGACTGGGGTCCACGGTCCAAGGCAGTATAATTTGGGCCCCAGATTGCTGAGGAGAGAGCACCATGGAGGGGGTGGCCCCAAGAGTGCCAGACACTTCCTGAGATTGCTCAGGTAGAAGCTTAGTGCCGCTCATCTCGACCACCCGATAACCGTCTGCTCGTCCCACCCAGCCAGATTTGTGCCGCCTTCATTCATTAGCATGTAATGTGTGCCCAGCGTGGGGCTGAGCCCCAGGGACACGGTAGTGGGACATCTGCTGGCAGCTGAAGCTGCAGGGTCATACTGCTGCTGTCTCATACCGCTTCGTTTCCGCAGGAGGAGAAGAGGCTTCGCACGGCCTATGTGCGTGCTGAAGACTCTGAGCGAGAGAAGTTCTCCCTCTTCTCTGCGGCCGTGCGGGCAAGTCACGAGAAGGAGCGCACTCGGGCAGAGAGAACCAAGAACTGGTCCCTCATTGGGTCAGTCCTGGGCGCCCTGATTGGTGTGGCTGGTTCCACCTACGTGAACCGTGTGCGGCTACAGGAGCTGAAGACCTTGCTCCTGGAGGCACAGAAGGGGCCTGTGAGCCTCCAGGAGGCCATCCGAGAACAGGCATCCAGCTACTCCCTCCAGCAGAGGGACCTCCATGACCTCATGGCGGACCTACGGGGCCTGGTGCAAGCCGGGCCAGGGCAGAGCTCTGAGTCCCAGGCAGGTACTTCCCCGGCCCgagacagagacacagatgtCCTTTCAGCTGCCTTGAAAGAGCAGCTCAGCCATTCCAGGCAGGTCCGTTCCTGTCTAGAGGGTTTACGAGAGCAGCTTGACGGCCTGGAAAAGACTTTCAGCCAAGCAGCTGGGGTGGTTCAGCTTGCAAAGGCTGTGGCACATCCAGGCCTGGTGGACCCAGCAGATGGGGCGCTGCCTGGCTCCTTGCTGGAGCAGGAGGGCGTGATCTTGGCGCTGTCGGACATGGAGCAGAGGCTAGAAGCCCAGGTCAACAGGAACACCATCTACAGCACGCTGGTCACCTGTGTGACAATTGCAGCCACCATGCCTGTGCTCTACATGCTTTTTAGGGCCAGCTAGCACCTGGACCCTCCTCCAGAGGGCCTGAGGGATGGGTGTGGATGCGGATTTAGTTAGAGAATCCCAGCAGTGAAGTGAGCCTTTGGGGTACACACAACCTCAGCCGGAGTCTGAGTACCATCTCTGTGGCTCACTAGCAGGCACACTTGGCTTTTTAGGCAATGCTCATTTACAGTAATTATGAAAATTTTGTGCTAGTGTCcaattaaaatgtctttgaatttgtattatttaaagtaatttatatCGGACTGAGTTTTGTCTGTTGAAAATTGAGATTTGGGACGTGAGGGTTGGGCCTGGTATTACCGTAATCACCCCATTTAGTTCCTCTCTC harbors:
- the CCDC51 gene encoding mitochondrial potassium channel isoform X1, yielding MEVKSFQNSPTVLKPDLCPAFLSHELICLLCPTDLPMTGCSPVFAMQHVTGVPPVLVRRGLLGRDHSMTRTLCSPSPSQPREKGPEEVALGPYRRLTVLGRALGRGIQQRASSTAKTWWDRYEEFVGLNEVREAQGNVTEAEKVFMVARGLVREAQEDLQRQQAKLKEVRDRLDRISREDSQYLELATLEHRMLQEEKRLRTAYVRAEDSEREKFSLFSAAVRASHEKERTRAERTKNWSLIGSVLGALIGVAGSTYVNRVRLQELKTLLLEAQKGPVSLQEAIREQASSYSLQQRDLHDLMADLRGLVQAGPGQSSESQAGTSPARDRDTDVLSAALKEQLSHSRQVRSCLEGLREQLDGLEKTFSQAAGVVQLAKAVAHPGLVDPADGALPGSLLEQEGVILALSDMEQRLEAQVNRNTIYSTLVTCVTIAATMPVLYMLFRAS
- the CCDC51 gene encoding mitochondrial potassium channel isoform X2 — its product is MTGCSPVFAMQHVTGVPPVLVRRGLLGRDHSMTRTLCSPSPSQPREKGPEEVALGPYRRLTVLGRALGRGIQQRASSTAKTWWDRYEEFVGLNEVREAQGNVTEAEKVFMVARGLVREAQEDLQRQQAKLKEVRDRLDRISREDSQYLELATLEHRMLQEEKRLRTAYVRAEDSEREKFSLFSAAVRASHEKERTRAERTKNWSLIGSVLGALIGVAGSTYVNRVRLQELKTLLLEAQKGPVSLQEAIREQASSYSLQQRDLHDLMADLRGLVQAGPGQSSESQAGTSPARDRDTDVLSAALKEQLSHSRQVRSCLEGLREQLDGLEKTFSQAAGVVQLAKAVAHPGLVDPADGALPGSLLEQEGVILALSDMEQRLEAQVNRNTIYSTLVTCVTIAATMPVLYMLFRAS